From Acidobacteriota bacterium, a single genomic window includes:
- the gcvPB gene encoding aminomethyl-transferring glycine dehydrogenase subunit GcvPB: MPPPVPGPLLQRVRRRVGGRPAGGQPRAPEARDRGRSRSRQALRPGRAPPRAGVARRRHRDEHARGDRSPRRRPGGFAVSADPRAPRRAGVLRDEPTIFEVGSRGRVGHSLPPLDVPEADLSKIPDSVRRGPIDGMPEVSEVDVVRHFVRISRLNYAVDLGLYPLGSCTMKYNPKINEELARVEGLGRAHPLQDPETVQGCLRVIWELEKSLRQITGMPRFTLQPAAGAHGEMVGILMIRAHHVKSGRPRSTILVPDSAHGTNPASAAMAGYKVEQIPTNPRGCIDLAALRAKMTEDVAGLMLTNPNTLGIFEEEIEGIVAAVHEKGGLVYMDGANMNALVGIARPGDMGIDVLHLNLHKTFSTPHGGGGPGSGPVGVSKVLEPYLPTPLVEESSGRLVLAENRPDSIGRVSSFFGNFGMHVRALAYIRSLGPDGLRMVAERAVLNANYIRAKLKDLYPVAFETPSLHEAILSDRLLEPKGVRTLDVAKRLLDYGFHPPTIYFPLVVHGAIMIEPTETESKAEIDAFIAAMRSIAAEADEDPEMVRKAPHTTPIGRLDEAEAARRPRLRYTREG; this comes from the coding sequence ATGCCGCCTCCCGTTCCCGGCCCCCTTCTTCAACGAGTTCGTCGTCGAGTTGGCGGCCGACCCGCAGGAGGTCAACCGCGCGCTCCTGAAGCGAGGGATCGTGGGAGGTCTCGCTCTCGGCAGGCTCTACGGCCCGGCCGAGCCCCGCCTCGAGCGGGCGTGGCTCGTCGCCGTCACCGAGATGAACACGCGCGAGGAGATCGATCGCCTCGCCGACGCCCTGGAGGGTTCGCTGTGAGCGCCGACCCGAGAGCCCCCCGCAGAGCCGGGGTCCTGAGGGACGAGCCGACGATCTTCGAGGTCGGATCGCGCGGGCGGGTGGGGCACTCCCTACCCCCCCTCGACGTGCCGGAAGCCGATCTCTCGAAGATCCCCGACAGCGTGAGGCGCGGCCCCATCGACGGGATGCCCGAGGTCAGCGAGGTGGACGTCGTCCGCCACTTCGTCCGCATCTCGCGCCTGAACTACGCCGTCGATCTCGGGCTGTACCCGCTCGGCTCGTGCACGATGAAGTACAACCCGAAGATCAACGAGGAGCTGGCGCGCGTGGAGGGTCTCGGGCGCGCGCATCCGCTCCAGGATCCCGAGACGGTGCAGGGATGTCTCCGCGTGATCTGGGAGCTCGAGAAGTCGCTCCGCCAGATCACGGGGATGCCCCGCTTCACGCTCCAGCCGGCGGCCGGCGCGCACGGCGAGATGGTCGGCATCCTCATGATCCGCGCCCATCACGTGAAGAGCGGCCGCCCGCGCTCGACGATCCTCGTCCCCGACTCGGCCCACGGGACCAACCCCGCGAGCGCCGCGATGGCCGGCTACAAGGTCGAGCAGATCCCGACGAACCCCAGGGGGTGCATCGATCTCGCCGCGCTCCGCGCGAAGATGACGGAGGACGTGGCCGGGCTGATGCTCACGAATCCGAACACCCTCGGCATCTTCGAGGAGGAGATCGAGGGGATCGTCGCCGCCGTCCACGAGAAGGGGGGCCTCGTCTACATGGACGGGGCGAACATGAACGCCCTCGTCGGCATCGCGCGCCCCGGCGACATGGGGATCGACGTCCTGCACCTGAACCTCCACAAGACCTTCTCGACGCCGCACGGCGGCGGCGGGCCCGGCTCCGGGCCGGTGGGCGTGTCGAAGGTCCTCGAGCCGTACCTCCCGACCCCTCTCGTCGAGGAGTCGTCGGGACGCCTGGTCCTCGCCGAGAATCGCCCCGACTCGATCGGGCGCGTCTCGTCCTTCTTCGGGAACTTCGGCATGCACGTCCGCGCCCTCGCCTACATCCGATCGCTCGGCCCCGACGGCCTCCGCATGGTCGCCGAGCGGGCGGTCCTCAACGCGAACTACATACGGGCGAAGCTCAAGGACCTCTACCCCGTCGCCTTCGAGACGCCGTCGCTCCACGAGGCGATCCTCAGCGACAGGCTTCTCGAGCCGAAGGGGGTCCGCACCCTCGACGTCGCCAAGCGCCTCCTCGACTACGGCTTCCACCCCCCGACGATCTACTTCCCCCTCGTGGTGCACGGCGCGATCATGATCGAGCCGACGGAGACGGAGTCGAAGGCCGAGATCGACGCCTTCATCGCCGCCATGCGCTCCATCGCCGCCGAGGCGGACGAAGACCCTGAGATGGTGCGGAAGGCGCCGCACACGACGCCGATCGGCCGGCTCGACGAAGCCGAGGCGGCGAGGCGCCCCCGGCTCCGGTACACGCGCGAGGGGTAG
- the gcvT gene encoding glycine cleavage system aminomethyltransferase GcvT, protein MSDTSPTPVRKTPLNETHRALGARMVDFAGWDMPVQYHGVVEEHLAVRTHAGLFDVSHMGEIEIRGAEALAAVQRLTCNDAARLAPGLAQYSAFTTEKGTFVDDIIVYCMARDRYFICVNASNASKDFAWVESHLPKGVTALNRSDEFAQIAIQGPEAEAILRGLTEADIHALKAFSFAESRVAGVPALVARTGYTGEDGFELYCESSRAAELWGTLMGVGAPFGLTPCGLGARDTLRLEACLMLYGNDIDDTTTVLEAGLNFILKLDKGEFIGRDALARQKASGAARRLVAFEMVERGIARHGYPAQVDGAEAGHVTSGTFTPFLKKNLGMAYLPAAAAREGREFDVIIRGKPTRARVVKSPHYKRPAKSAGGST, encoded by the coding sequence TATCACGGAGTCGTCGAGGAGCATCTCGCGGTGCGCACGCACGCCGGCCTCTTCGACGTGAGCCACATGGGTGAGATCGAGATCCGCGGGGCCGAGGCCCTCGCCGCGGTGCAGCGCCTCACGTGCAACGACGCCGCGCGCCTCGCCCCGGGCCTCGCGCAGTACAGCGCCTTCACGACGGAGAAGGGGACCTTCGTCGACGACATCATCGTCTACTGCATGGCCCGCGACCGGTACTTCATCTGCGTGAACGCCTCGAACGCGTCGAAGGATTTCGCCTGGGTCGAATCTCACCTGCCGAAGGGGGTGACGGCCTTGAACCGCAGCGACGAGTTCGCGCAGATCGCCATCCAGGGGCCCGAGGCGGAGGCGATCCTCCGCGGCCTCACCGAGGCGGACATCCACGCCCTCAAGGCCTTCAGCTTCGCCGAGAGCCGCGTGGCCGGCGTGCCGGCGCTCGTCGCCCGCACCGGCTACACCGGCGAGGACGGCTTCGAGCTGTACTGCGAGTCGAGCCGGGCCGCCGAGCTGTGGGGCACTCTGATGGGGGTCGGCGCGCCCTTCGGTCTCACGCCGTGCGGCCTCGGCGCGCGGGACACCCTGCGGCTCGAGGCGTGTCTGATGCTCTACGGGAACGACATCGACGACACGACAACCGTCCTCGAGGCCGGGCTGAACTTCATCCTCAAGCTCGACAAGGGGGAGTTCATCGGCCGCGACGCGCTGGCGCGGCAGAAGGCGTCCGGGGCGGCGCGCCGGCTGGTGGCGTTCGAGATGGTCGAGCGCGGCATCGCCCGTCACGGCTACCCCGCGCAGGTCGACGGGGCCGAAGCCGGGCACGTGACGAGCGGCACCTTCACGCCGTTCCTCAAGAAGAATCTCGGCATGGCGTACCTCCCCGCGGCGGCCGCCCGGGAGGGGCGCGAGTTCGACGTCATCATCCGGGGCAAGCCGACCCGCGCGCGCGTGGTCAAGTCCCCGCACTACAAGCGGCCGGCGAAGTCCGCGGGAGGGAGCACCTGA
- a CDS encoding DoxX family membrane protein: MTRHGPFTTRITASTAPPATLLVRAVVGAVFLLEGILKFINPQELGVGRFVKIGIPFPSFFAPFDGVFEIACGVLLILGLMTRLGAISMIVNMIVAITSTKIPMLLHDGFFKAAHEARLDVSMLLACIFLLRVGAGPLSLDSLFAREEIEAPSLARRFVLGKTVVSILAAGLVIAGASGRALAADTASQGGARTVEVRLTEYRIEMPLEWSAGRTLFKVTNAGTMLHRFEIEGKGIEEEIEDGVEAGQSTTLELDLKPGVYEVYCPMRGHKKAGMSLRVKVT; this comes from the coding sequence ATGACGCGTCATGGGCCGTTCACGACCCGCATCACCGCCAGCACGGCCCCCCCGGCGACTCTCCTCGTCCGCGCCGTCGTGGGCGCGGTGTTTCTCCTCGAGGGGATACTGAAATTCATCAACCCCCAGGAGCTGGGCGTCGGGCGGTTCGTCAAGATTGGAATTCCGTTCCCTTCCTTCTTCGCTCCCTTCGACGGGGTGTTCGAGATCGCGTGCGGGGTCCTCCTGATCCTGGGGCTGATGACGCGCCTCGGCGCAATCTCGATGATCGTCAACATGATCGTCGCCATCACCTCGACGAAGATCCCCATGCTCCTCCACGACGGCTTCTTCAAGGCGGCCCACGAGGCGCGTCTTGACGTCTCGATGCTCCTCGCCTGTATCTTCCTTCTTCGGGTCGGGGCCGGCCCCCTCTCTCTCGACTCCCTCTTCGCCCGCGAGGAGATCGAAGCTCCGTCTCTCGCGAGGCGCTTCGTGCTCGGCAAGACGGTTGTGTCGATCCTCGCGGCCGGCCTGGTGATCGCGGGCGCTTCCGGTCGAGCCCTCGCCGCGGACACTGCCTCGCAGGGCGGGGCACGGACGGTCGAGGTCCGGCTGACCGAGTACCGGATCGAGATGCCGCTCGAGTGGAGCGCCGGCCGGACGCTGTTCAAGGTGACCAACGCCGGCACGATGCTCCATCGCTTCGAGATCGAGGGGAAGGGGATCGAGGAGGAGATCGAGGACGGAGTCGAAGCCGGTCAGTCGACGACCCTGGAGCTCGATCTGAAACCGGGCGTCTACGAGGTCTACTGCCCGATGCGCGGACACAAGAAGGCCGGCATGTCCCTCAGGGTGAAGGTGACGTAG
- the gcvH gene encoding glycine cleavage system protein GcvH translates to MYPDNLRYTKDHEWVSVKEATGTIGVTHFAQKELGDVVFVELPEVGKKLKTGDEFGTIESVKAVSEVYAPVTGEVVEVNGALVDHPEIVNEDPYGRGWILKVRMDSPSEAAALMDARGYQAFLAGQKH, encoded by the coding sequence ATGTATCCGGACAACCTGCGTTACACGAAGGATCACGAGTGGGTCTCGGTGAAGGAGGCGACCGGAACCATCGGCGTCACGCACTTCGCCCAGAAAGAGCTCGGCGACGTCGTCTTCGTCGAGCTTCCCGAGGTCGGGAAGAAGCTCAAGACCGGGGACGAGTTCGGCACGATCGAGTCGGTGAAGGCCGTCTCAGAGGTCTACGCGCCCGTGACCGGCGAGGTCGTCGAGGTCAACGGCGCGCTCGTGGATCATCCCGAAATCGTCAACGAGGACCCCTACGGCCGCGGGTGGATCCTCAAGGTCCGCATGGACTCACCCTCGGAGGCTGCCGCCCTGATGGACGCGAGGGGCTACCAGGCGTTCCTCGCGGGGCAGAAACACTGA
- a CDS encoding ABC transporter permease, producing the protein MSRSLRALSRHPGAAALAIATLALGIGAGTAVLSVVDAVLIRPLPYPEPARILQIWGGSAGRDADRVPFSHQRFLALADQGRSFGSVAASTIDTVNLTGVAEPEQLRALRVSERIFDVLGVMPAIGRGFNAAEEMKGGPDAVLLGHALFESRFGSDPGVVGRSISLNGTPHTVVGVLPADIGYPATAADLWIPRVFEPGFMTAGAVDRGAGYLDVLARLRPGVSRPEAQAELDLLADRDKRPEGLDANLSYASAPLGEPQAAAARPTLLLVAGAVAFVLAIACANVANLLLALAASRGREIALRAALGASRGRLIAMFLGESLVLALAAGAVGVALARGALALLASGAAAQIPRAAGATIDLRVLLAATALSLLTGIVFGLAPAVHASKADLNASLREAGPASAGGHRERRTRSALVVAEVGLSIVLLIGAGLLVRSFIFVLRTDPGFDPHHILVAELHLPPSKYPGPPQIRALFQRVEQEVSALPGVVSVGSAEALPLAGTGAQTLIAVDGGAIPPPGERSVVSFDTVSPGFFRTLGIRVTRGRVFTGADDGASPIKIVVTEEFARRFFPGTEAVGRHAVLGKGATLFEIVGVVSGMRDQSLDAPAREAFYLSSNQRAIASMSVIVRTAGEPLALAGTLRARLRALDPDLPIASLRTMDDVVSGSVAGRRYLLTLVAGFAALAAALAGVGIYSVTSYWVSRRRSEIGIRMALGAEPREIVSLVVGSALRLTLAGVAIGAAGGLALGRTLSAQLYGVGAADPLTFAVIAVGLVAVSVAASAVPALRAARVDPWGAIRHE; encoded by the coding sequence CTGAGCCGGTCTCTCCGCGCCCTCTCGCGACATCCGGGGGCGGCGGCCCTCGCGATCGCGACGCTCGCACTGGGGATCGGCGCGGGGACGGCTGTCCTCAGCGTCGTCGACGCCGTCCTCATCCGGCCGCTGCCGTACCCCGAGCCTGCGCGCATCCTCCAGATCTGGGGGGGCTCCGCCGGGCGGGACGCGGATCGCGTCCCCTTCTCGCACCAGCGGTTCCTCGCCCTCGCCGATCAGGGGCGATCGTTCGGAAGCGTCGCCGCGTCCACGATCGACACCGTCAACCTCACCGGGGTCGCCGAGCCGGAGCAACTTCGGGCGCTGCGCGTCTCCGAGCGGATCTTTGACGTCCTCGGCGTGATGCCTGCGATCGGCCGCGGCTTCAACGCCGCGGAGGAGATGAAGGGAGGCCCCGACGCCGTCCTCCTCGGCCACGCCCTCTTCGAGTCGCGCTTCGGATCCGATCCGGGCGTCGTCGGCCGATCGATCTCGCTGAACGGGACGCCGCACACCGTCGTCGGCGTCCTCCCCGCCGACATCGGCTATCCCGCGACGGCGGCCGACCTCTGGATCCCGCGCGTCTTCGAGCCCGGGTTCATGACCGCGGGCGCCGTCGATCGCGGCGCCGGATATCTCGACGTCCTCGCCCGCCTCCGCCCCGGAGTTTCGCGCCCGGAGGCGCAGGCCGAGCTCGACCTTCTCGCGGATCGGGACAAGCGACCCGAGGGGCTCGACGCCAACCTCTCCTACGCGAGCGCCCCTCTGGGCGAGCCCCAGGCCGCGGCCGCGCGCCCGACGCTTCTCCTCGTCGCGGGGGCGGTCGCCTTCGTCCTCGCCATTGCGTGCGCGAATGTCGCGAACCTCCTCCTGGCGCTCGCCGCCTCCCGCGGGCGCGAGATCGCGCTCCGCGCCGCGCTCGGCGCGAGCCGCGGACGCCTCATCGCGATGTTCCTCGGGGAGAGCCTCGTCCTCGCCCTCGCGGCGGGGGCCGTCGGCGTCGCGCTCGCCCGGGGCGCCCTCGCCCTTCTCGCCTCGGGGGCCGCCGCGCAGATCCCGCGCGCCGCGGGGGCGACGATCGATCTCAGGGTGCTCCTCGCGGCGACGGCCCTCTCGCTCCTGACGGGAATCGTCTTCGGCCTCGCGCCGGCTGTCCATGCTTCAAAGGCGGACTTGAACGCTTCGTTGCGCGAGGCGGGGCCGGCTTCGGCCGGGGGACATCGCGAGCGCCGGACCCGGAGCGCGCTCGTCGTCGCCGAGGTGGGCCTCTCGATCGTCCTTCTGATCGGCGCGGGCCTTCTCGTGCGGAGCTTCATCTTCGTCCTGCGGACGGACCCCGGTTTCGATCCCCATCACATCCTCGTCGCGGAGCTCCACCTGCCCCCGTCGAAGTATCCGGGCCCGCCGCAGATCCGCGCCCTCTTCCAGCGCGTCGAGCAGGAGGTCTCTGCTCTGCCGGGCGTCGTCTCGGTCGGCTCGGCGGAGGCGCTCCCTCTCGCCGGCACCGGGGCGCAGACGCTCATCGCGGTGGACGGCGGGGCGATCCCGCCGCCGGGGGAGCGGTCGGTCGTCTCCTTCGACACGGTGAGCCCGGGGTTCTTCAGGACGCTGGGGATCCGCGTGACGCGCGGCCGGGTCTTCACCGGCGCCGACGACGGCGCCTCGCCGATCAAGATCGTCGTCACCGAGGAGTTCGCGCGCCGGTTCTTCCCCGGGACCGAGGCGGTCGGGCGGCACGCCGTGCTCGGGAAGGGGGCGACCCTCTTCGAGATCGTCGGCGTCGTGTCGGGGATGCGGGATCAATCGCTCGACGCCCCGGCGCGCGAGGCCTTCTACCTCTCGTCGAACCAGCGCGCGATCGCGTCGATGTCGGTGATCGTGAGGACGGCGGGGGAGCCGCTCGCGCTGGCCGGGACGCTGCGCGCGCGCCTTCGCGCACTCGACCCCGATCTTCCGATCGCGAGCCTCCGCACGATGGACGACGTCGTGTCGGGTTCGGTCGCCGGCCGTCGCTATCTCCTCACGCTCGTCGCCGGCTTCGCGGCGCTGGCCGCGGCGCTCGCGGGTGTCGGGATCTACAGCGTGACGTCGTACTGGGTGAGCCGTCGGCGATCGGAGATCGGCATCCGCATGGCGCTCGGCGCCGAGCCGCGCGAGATCGTGAGCCTTGTCGTGGGAAGCGCGCTGAGGCTCACGCTGGCCGGCGTCGCGATCGGGGCGGCGGGGGGTTTGGCGCTCGGGCGGACCCTCTCAGCGCAACTCTACGGCGTGGGGGCTGCGGATCCCCTCACGTTCGCGGTCATCGCCGTCGGGCTCGTCGCGGTGTCCGTCGCCGCGAGCGCCGTCCCCGCCCTTCGCGCCGCCCGGGTGGACCCGTGGGGGGCGATCCGGCACGAGTGA